A stretch of the Eulemur rufifrons isolate Redbay chromosome 20, OSU_ERuf_1, whole genome shotgun sequence genome encodes the following:
- the DRD5 gene encoding D(1B) dopamine receptor, producing MLPPGCNGTASLGRLGLQRQLAQGHAMGGSAGALPLGPTQVITASLLTLLIVWTLLGNVLVCAAIVRSCHLRAKMTNIFIVSLAVSDLFVALLVMPWKAVAEVAGYWPFGAFCEVWVAFDIMCSTASILNLCVISVDRYWAISRPFRYERKMTQRVSLVMVGLAWTLSILISFIPVQLNWHRDNAGSWGGVDLSSSPANRTPWEDAGKLEVRAESCDSSLNRTYAVSSSLISFYIPVAIMIVTYTRVYRIAQVQIRRISSLERAVERMQSCRSRAACAPDTSLRASVRKETKVLKTLSVIMGVFVCCWLPFFILNCMVPFCSGHHEGPRAGFPCVSETTFDVFVWFGWANSSLNPIIYAFNADFRKVFAQLLGCSHLCSRTPVETVNISNELVSYNQDTVFHKEVAAAYVHVIPNAVTPRISEMDNEEEEEGPFDRMCQISQTSPDGDPAAESVWELDCEREISLSKITAFTPNGVH from the coding sequence ATGCTGCCACCGGGGTGCAACGGCACCGCGTCCCTGGGACGGTTGGGGCTGCAGCGGCAGCTGGCGCAGGGGCACGCCATGGGAGGATCGGCAGGGGCGCTGCCGCTGGGGCCCACACAGGTGATCACCGCCAGCCTCCTGACCCTGCTCATCGTCTGGACCCTGCTGGGCAACGTGCTGGTGTGCGCGGCCATTGTGCGCAGCTGCCACCTGCGCGCCAAGATGACCAACATCTTCATCGTGTCTCTGGCCGTGTCCGACCTCTTCGTGGCACTGCTGGTCATGCCCTGGAAGGCGGTCGCCGAGGTGGCAGGTTACTGGCCCTTTGGGGCGTTCTGCGAGGTTTGGGTGGCCTTCGACATCATGTGCTCCACTGCCTCTATCCTGAACCTGTGCGTCATCAGCGTGGACCGCTACTGGGCTATCTCCAGGCCCTTCCGCTACGAGCGCAAGATGACCCAGCGTGTTTCCTTGGTCATGGTTGGCCTCGCTTGGACCTTGTCCATCCTCATCTCCTTCATTCCAGTCCAGCTCAACTGGCACAGGGACAATGCAggctcctggggtggggtggaccTGTCATCCAGCCCGGCCAACAGGACGCCCTGGGAGGACGCCGGGAAGCTGGAGGTGAGGGCGGAGAGCTGTGACTCCAGCCTGAACCGCACTTACGCCGTCTCCTCCTCTCTCATCAGCTTCTACATCCCGGTGGCCATCATGATCGTGACCTACACGCGCGTCTACCGCATTGCCCAGGTGCAGATCCGTAGGATTTCGTCTCTGGAGAGGGCTGTGGAGCGCATGCAGAGCTGTCGCAGCCGCGCTGCCTGTGCGCCCGACACCAGCCTGCGAGCTTCCGTCAGGAAGGAGACCAAGGTCCTCAAGACCCTGTCGGTGATCATGGGCGTCTTCGTGTGCTGCTGGCTGCCCTTCTTCATCCTAAACTGCATGGTCCCTTTCTGCAGCGGACACCATGAGGGCCCGCGGGCCGGCTTCCCGTGCGTCAGCGAGACGACCTTCGACGTCTTCGTCTGGTTCGGCTGGGCCAACTCCTCGCTCAACCCTATCATCTATGCCTTCAACGCTGACTTCCGGAAGGTGTTTGCCCAGCTGCTGGGGTGCAGCCACCTCTGCTCCCGCACCCCAGTGGAGACAGTGAACATCAGCAATGAGCTCGTCTCATACAACCAAGACACCGTCTTCCACAAGGAGGTCGCAGCTGCCTACGTCCACGTGATCCCCAACGCGGTGACCCCCAGGATCAGCGAGATGGACaacgaggaagaggaggagggccCTTTCGATCGAATGTGCCAGATCTCTCAGACTTCCCCAGATGGCGACCCTGCTGCAGAATCTGTCTGGGAGCTGGACTGTGAGAGGGAGATTTCATTAAGCAAAATAACTGCTTTCACCCCAAATGGAGTCCATTAA